From the Paenibacillus sp. MMS20-IR301 genome, the window ACGGATGATGGGTACATCAAGCTCCTTGACGAGTGACTTCACATCTTCCCTGAAGCCGGAAGCTCCTGCGGTCCGGTGTCCCGGCTCATAAATACCGCCGTATACCGCTCTTCCCAGATGTTCTATGAATGAGCCATAGATCCGCTTATCCACTTCGGCAATTACAAAGGCTTTATCGGCGATAAGCGTTGCTCTTAGTCCACCCGACGACAATATGACCACCACCGATTTCATATTTTTATTAAATAATTAAAAAACATTTGAATGTATTCGCTTACAGATATAAAATAACATATATAAAGAACTATGTAAACATAAAAATATAAATCTATTCATACATATTCAAAACAAAATAGAAAAAAGCCTATTTTCTGAAATAATCACGACTTTTTCACAACTTTATAGCTTTATTCATTCAACATGTTATAAAACAAAAAGCTCTTTTGTTTCATATTTAGCTTAATTTTAATTATAACCTACAAATAAAGGCAGAAAGCTTTCCTTTTAAGCTCAATTAGTTTATAATTTTGTAAAACAGTTGTTTTCAAACGACCTCACCGGAAGAAGGTACCCTAAATATGATTTATATCAAAGATTTAATGAGCGGCATTGATATTTTCAAAGCGCTCAGCTCCGAGATCCGTATCCAGATTCTTGAGCTGCTGGCGACCAATCAGGCACTGAACCTGAATGAAATTGCCAAGAAGCTGAATCTCAGCAACGGGGCAATTACGATGCACATTAAGAAGCTGGAGGAAAGCGGCCTGATCGAGATTAATACCTCGGTGGGCAAGCACGGCATTCAGAAGGTCTGCTATCTGAACAAGGATAAGCTGATGGTTGATCTGCGCAGCAAGGATGTCGATAATCTTTATGAAGTCGAAATTCAGGTAGGCCATTACAGCAACTATCAGGCGGTTCCTACCTGCGGGCTGGCTACCAAGGACAGCATTATCGGTGACTTCGACGAGCCGCGTTATTTCGCTGATCCCCAGCGGATTGATTCAGAGATCATCTGGATGGCGGAAGGCTTCCTTGAATACCGCATCCCGAACTACCTCAAAGCCAACCAGACCTTCCGGGAGATCCAGTTCTCCATGGAGATCGGTTCAGAAGCGCCGGGCTTCAGTGACAACTATCCGTCCGACCTGTACTTTTATGTAAACGGAATCGAAATCGGTTCATGGACCAGTCCCGGTGACTTCGGAGATGCCCGCGGCACCTTCAATCCGGACTGGTGGCCGCCGCATCTTAACCAGTACGGAATGCTCAAGCTGATCCGGATCAATAATGAGGGAAGCTTCATTGACGGCTGCCGCATCTCAGACATCACCCTGGACGACATCAAGCTGGATTATAAAAGCGAGCTGACCTTCCGGATCGCCGTCACCGACAAGCCGTTCAACAAGCGCGGCCTGACCATCTACGGCAAGCATTTCGGCAACTACAGCCAGGATCTCCTGGCGCGTGTACTTTATAACGTGCATGAGGTTAATGACCCTTCCTGCCGCCCGGCAGCAACAGCGCTTGAATAAGTCTTCCCCCCCCACAAAGTGATGCCCATTCTCGGATGTTGACTCAGGTACTTTGCGGGGACCCCGGAAATTATAAAATTCTTATCTTCTTAACAAGACCATCTCCCTGACGGGGGATGGTCTTTGTCATTCTAAAGCCTGTATCTGCTTCCCTCCTACTCCTGCAGGTAAGGAACTTCCAGTATAATCAGGCCCCCCTTAACCCACACTAACGAATGTCTTTTAAACTACCGCGAGGGAGTGTTTCGAATGCGTGAAGGGATGATACCAGCCGTTCTGGGAACCGTTGTAACCGCGTCGAGCGCAGCTTTTCTTGGCAGCAGATACAAGATAGCCGCTACAGGGATTCTCGGATTTGGTCTGGCGCATATTGTACTCGGCACCATTGATTTGTTCGAGCACCGTTGAAAGACCCGAAGGCTGGCTGGCCCGTGCAGAATGTGCGGGCTGGTCTTATAAGTAAACAAAAAGGCCCCTGCCCACCAGCGGGCAAGGACCTAACGGTACATAGGCGTCATTTCACAGCTACATAAAACAGACGCTCCGCGGAATCATCCGCTTCCATCCATTCAAAGTCCGCATACAGCCGTACCTCACTGAATCCGGCCTTCAGCAGTTCCTGCTTCATCCATTCAGGATCATACGCACGCTGGATGTGCGTCTCTTCGAAACGGCGGTACAGATCCGGCCGTCCCTCCTCGCGGGCAAAGATCGACAGATGATGCTCAATCTCCCGGCGCGGCACATCCAGCTCACAGGTCCAGATATACGATACATTAGGCTCATCCTGCACGAAGGGCTGCTCTTCTTCATAGCGGATCAGCGTGTTCGGATGATGGACATCGAACAGGAAGGTCCCGCCCGGCTTGAGTCCGGCATACGTGCAGGCAAATACTTTCTGCACTTCCTGCTCCTCCAGCACATAATTCAGGCAGTCACAGAATGAAATGACAGAATCGACCGGCTCCGGCAATTCCCACTCCGTCATATTCTGCCTGATCCAGAGAATACTGCCTTCCCTGCTCAGACGCAGCCCATGCGGCTGCTGCTCCAGCTTCTGCCGGGCGACGGCCAGCATGTCCGAGGACAGGTCAATTCCCGTCATATGATAACCGGCTGCGGCCAGCGGAAGCGTAAGACTGCCGGTACCGCAGCCGAGCTCAGCTACTGTACGCGGCTTACCGTATTTGCCCCATGCCGTCTCGGCAAAGGCCAGCCAATCCGGATAAGGCATATCCGCCATCAGCTCATCGTAGACATAAGCAAATTTCCCATAGGAGGACACTGCGCACACCGCTTTCTATAAACTATTGATTGCCGGGATCCGGCTCTGGCGCGGCCTCTTCCTTAGCGGCCAGGTAAGTCCAGTTCTCCTTCTGGGTTACCAGCCCTTCCTTCATCAGCTTGCCGAGCGCACGCTTGAAGGCGGACTTGCTGATGCCAAACCGCTGCTTAATAATATCGGGAGGCGTAGCATCCGAATACGGCATTCCGCCGCCAGGACGCGTAGCCAGGAAATCGAGCAGCGCCGCTGAATCGACATCCCGTCCGACTTCCTTGCGGTTGCCCATACTCAGATTGACACGGCCGTCCTCACGGATATGCGAGACCCGTGCTTCAATGACTTCACCCAGACGCAGCAGACGACTGCGCTCGGAGGAGTGCACCATTCCAATGATGCCGAAGCCGAGCACCCCGGCATCTACAAGCACAAAGGTCCCCATCTGGAGCGGCTTGTAGACACGCGCAGTTACTTCCTTGCCCCGCCAGGAATCCGGGGCAGGCAGCGCCAGCGGAGCCAGCTCCTGCTCACCGGCCAGCTTCGCACGGAGTCTTCCCTGCTTGTCATGCTCCATGATGGCGTATACCTTGTCACCGATCTGCGGACGCAGCTCCACCAGCTCCGGCAGCTCGCCAAGCGGCAGCAGCAGCTGGCGGCCCAGTCCCATCTCCAGGAAGCAGCCGAGGCGCGGATGAATATCAGCGACTTCCAGCAGCGCCATCTCGCCCAGTGTCAGATAAGGCTTCTTCATCGTTGCTGCAGGACGGTCCTCGGTATCGAAGAAGATGAATACCTCCACCTTATCGCCGATCTTCGGCTTGCTGCCTACCAGCTCAGTGTAATGAAGCATGATATCCTGGTCGCCGGCACTCAGAAAGTAGCCGTAAGGAGAGACCTCCCTCATCACTTCAAGCGTAACTGTAGTTCCTGCAATCAGACTCATACGGTTTCCACAACCTTGGCATCCGACCACAGACGCTCAATGTTGTAATATTCGCGCTCATCGCGGTGGAAGACATGGACAATCACATCGCCCAGATCCATCAATACCCAGCGGGCTGCGTCCATTCCTTCGATGCCTTTGATCATACCGCCGGCTTCATGGACTACCTTACGCACCTCGGTGGCAATCGCCTGAACCTGGGTATCGGAATTACCGTGGCAGATAATGAAATAATCGCTGATCGGCGACACGCTGCGCAGATCCAGTGCTACCACGTTCATTGCTTTTTTATCCTGAACGGCATTCAGCGCCAGTTCCAGAAGCTTGCTTGATTGTACACTCATTTTGCATCCTCCAATATTCTTACTAAATCATTACGCGCCAGCACCGTAAGCGGAAATACGATCCGGCGCTTCTCCAGCAGCAGGCTGATTGTTGAATCCAGCCCGGCTATGAGCCCTTCCTCCAGGCTGTTCTTAGCCAGCTTACGTATCTCATCGACACCGGGAAAATCGCGTCCAGGCTCGATATAATCAGCCAGACAGACGATTTTCTCCAGCAGGCTCATATTCTCGCGTCCCGAGGTATGGAAGCGGATCGCATTCAGAATCTCAGAATCCGTAATGCCATACTCATGCTCAGCAGCGTACGCTCCTACTTCGGCATGCCACAGCTGCTTGTCATATTTCAAAAGCTCAGTGGAAAGACCGTTCTGCTCAATAATCTCCTTCATGCGCTCTACAGGCCAGTACTTGGCGACATCATGCAGAATCGCAGCCGTTTCGGCCCGTTCAGGATCAGCACCATAACGCTGCGCCAGCTTCACGGAAGACTCCATTACACCGAGCGTATGCTTCCAGCGTTTGTCCGGCATCTGGCCCGAGACCGCTTCAATCAGCGCTTCGCGGCTGTACTCCATACAATCCACTCCTTTGAACATAATCATACACAGCGTCCGGTACCATGTAGCGGATGGATTTGCCTTCAGCAGCTCTGGCTCTGAGCATCGTCGAGGAAATATCCACCTGCGGCATATCCGCCAGCAGTACCCTTCCGGCGATGAAGCCGGGAAGCAGACCGAGATCAAGCGGGGTTCCCGGCCGGCCGACACCAATGAACGTCAGGCGCTGCACCAGTTCCTCAATCCCTTGCCATTTCGGTAAATACTGGACCATATCCGCTCCGACAATGAAATAGAATTCATGCTGCGGATATTCCTCCTGCAGGCTGATTATAGTCTCCAGTGTATAGGATACCCCGCCTCTGACCACTTCATAGTCGAGAATATCAAATGCAGGATGATCCTTAACCGCATCACGGACCATAGCCAGCCTGTCCTCACCAGATGCTCCGGCCTCATGCTTGTGCGGCGGAATATGTGAGGGCATGAACCAGATCTCCTGCAGGCCGTAGCTCTCCCGGGCAGTCTCCGCTGCCATCATATGGCCGATATGCAGAGGATCAAAGGTTCCTCCCATTATGCCTACCTTCAAGAGGCCCACCTCTTCCTAGATTATCCGATGAACTAAATCCGGCTGCAACCCCCGCAGACAGCGGACAGCTGCACCTCAGATCACTTAACGGGGAAGCTCAATCGTTTTGTTATCGCGTGATTCTTTATATAATACAATCGTCTTGCCGATTACCTGAACGAGCTCCGAGCCGGACTGCTGAGCCAGCTCAGCACCGATTTCCTTGGGATCATCAGCATTGTTGTTCAGCACACTGATCTTCATCAGCTCGCGCTTCTCAATGGCTTCTTCAATGTGACGGATCAGATTCTCGTTTACGCCGCCTTTGCCGACCTGGAATACAGCATCCAGATGATGGGCCAAAGAGCGGAGATAGCGTTTTTGTTTACCAGTTAACATAAATGAACAAACTCCTTAATTAACATATATTATTACCTTGCCTGACCAGAATCCGGCTCACCGGCCTGTGCGCCGAGGCAATCTGCAATGGTCTGCCGCATAATATCCGCTGGTGCTGCCCGGCCTGTCCAGTATTCCAGCGCATAAGCGCCCTGATACACGAACATCCCCAGTCCTCCATGAATAATGCAGCCCCGCTGCAGGCTCTCAGTAAGCAGCCGAGTATGCAGCGGATTGTATATCAGATCACTTACAATCATTCCTTCATGAAGCCAGGCCGGATTGACCGGCATATCATTCATAAGAGGGAACATGCCTACCGAGGTGGTATTGATCACGATGTCCATACCGCCGATCATCCCTTGAACCTCGTCCATTCCGATACCGCTGATGACAGCAGCCGTGCCTTTATTCCGGCAGGCCTCTGCCAGCTCCCTGGCCCGCTGCTCATTGCGGTTGGCAATATGGATAGAGGCAGGCTGCTCATGCAGCAGCGCTGACACTATTCCTCTTGCCGCTCCTCCGGCTCCAAGAACCAGAATGCGGGTGCCTGCAAGCTCAGCTGCGGCCTCCGTCTTCAGTGAGCGGACATAGCCGATTCCGTCCGTGTTGAAGCCGGTCAGCACCCCGTTATCATTGACTATGGTATTGACCGCTCCGACTTCCACTGCACTTGCATCCAGCTTGTCCAGATACTCCATCACGGCAACCTTATGCGGTATGGTTACATTGACTCCCCGGAAGCCAAGCGTCCGGATTGCCTGCACAGCCTCTCCCAGCTTATCCGGCACTATATGCAGCGGTACATAAGCGCCGGGGATTCCAAGCGCCTGCAGTGCCGCCCCGTGCATAAGCGGAGATTTGGACTGGGCAACCGGGTCGCCCATTACGCCCAGCAGCAGCTCCTGCTGTCTGCCTTTGCCTGTCTCAGCCATATTGCCGCCCCCTGTAAGTTTTGTCAGCATCCGCTTCATTAATTCTGCTTCGCAAAACCCGCTACGGAAGCATCAACTTCATCAGATCAATGAAGCACGCGTCAGCACCTTAACACCGCGCGGCACATGCACAGCGACTACCGCGCCTGCCGTACCGTTCACCTTGATCCAGCCCAGGCCGGAGACGAACAGGTCCGTCTCACTGTTCCGGGCGATGCGGAATTCATGACGCTGCCACTGCGGCAGCTTATCGAGATCAGCCGTGCCCGGAGGTGACAGCAGCTCGCCGCGGTGGTCCTGATACAGTGAATCAGCACGCTCCAGCTTCGTCCGGTGAATCTTCAGCGTCCCGCTGATGAAGCAGGTGAAGGACTGGCGCTCCCCCTGGATGAAATCGAACCGTCCCAGCCCGCCGAAGAACAGTGACTGGCCTTCATTCAGCTGATATACCGCCGGCTTGAGCGGATTCTCCGGCATAACAGCGCCGAGATCCTTCCGCTCAACGAGCTCGCTGTACCGCCAAGGATATACAATCCCCGGAGTATCAATGATGTAATGGCCGTCATCCAGCGGAATCTTGACCAAATCCAGCGTGGTTCCCGGATAACGTGAGGTCGTCAGCTCTTCTTCCAGATCGCTGTAATCCGAGATCAGCCGGTTAATCAGCGTTGACTTCCCTACATTGGTTGCACCAACGACGTAGACATCCCGCTGGCCGCGCAGTGAGGTCACCGCTTCAAGCAGACGGTCAAAGCCCTGATTGCGCTTCGCGCTGCACAGCACGATCTCAGCGGTGCGCAGTCCTTCCTCCTTGCAGCGCCGCTGCATCCAGTTGCGCAGCTTGTTCCAGTTCGTTACCTTCGGCAGCAAATCGCATTTGTTGACAGCCAGGATGACCGGATTATTGCCGACAAACCGCTGCAGGCCGGAAATCAGGCTGCCCTCAAAATCAAAGATATCCACAATATGGATTACCAGCGCATTCTTCTCGCCTACTCCGCTGAGCAGCCGCAGGAACTCATCCTGGTTCACCGATACGGATGAAGCTTCATTGTAATTCTTAATCCGGAAACAGCGCTGGCAAATGACAGGCTCCCGTTCATAGGCAACCTCCGGAATATAACCCGGCAGCTCCTTATCAACGCTCTGGAGCTTAATGCCGCACCCGCTGCATTTCTCAGGCCGTTTCGTTTCGTTCAATTGATTCATTAAGATTTATCCTCCTCTTGCCACAATCCTTGCTTGCGCAGCCGTGTCAGGGCAATCTGCTCCACTCTGCGGTTGATCCTTGTCCCTACGCCTTCATCCTTGACGGAAATCGGCAGCACCAGTACTGTGTACAGCCCAAGCCGGTTGCCCCCGTATACATCGGTAAGCATCTGGTCACCGACAACAACGGTCTCATCCGGACTGAGGCCCATCAGCTTCATCGCCTTCAGGAACGGGGCATTGCTCGGCTTGCGGGCCTGATGCACGAATTCAATATTTAGCGGCGTGGCAAAGCGCGACACCCGGTCCATATTGTTATTCGAGACAATGATCAGCTTGAAGCCAAGCTCTTTCACCTTTGCGAACCACAGCAGCAGCTCCGGAGTAGCCAGGGGCGCTTTGGCGCCGACCAGGGTATTATCCAGATCCGTAATGATACCCCGGTAACCTTGACGGTACAGCTCCTCCAGAGCAATGTCGAATACCGTATTTACACGGAGCTTGGGAACTAACTTCTCAAACAATACTTTCACCTCATTTTATACAGGAAACTTGTGTCCAGCTATATATATTACTGCCAAAATCCATCTGTTAGCGGTACTTTTGGAACTGTAAGCGTCATTTGCCGGATTTCATGTTTTTTCGCAGCCGCAAAGCTTCAGTATACACGCTCAGCCAGTCTTTGTCTGCAATAACCTCCGGGCTGTAATTAGCCCGCTCGAACAGATCCAGCAGCGCTTTGAAACTCCCGGCCGCTGCAGGCCGTTCGCGGCTCCAGCGTTCTACTGATTCGCGCAAGGTTTCGTGCTCTTTCTTAAGCATACCCTTTCTGCGGACATACCTTACCCAGCGCTCTGTTTCTGCTACAACTTTTTGCACCGGAGTCAGCTGATGGCCGATCCGCAGCCGGGTAATCAGGAACCGCAGGCTCATGCGCCGCTGCCAGAGCAGGAAGCCGCTCCATAACAGAAGGATAACCGCTGCGCCTGTTACTAACCAGAACCCAGGATGGAATCCGCCGCTGCCGTCTGCCTCATTAACCGCCGCTTGCTCCGGCTCCTGCTGCTCTTCCGGCTGAACCTCAGGCTCCTGCTGGGTATCCTCTTCACTTTGGCTCAGCACAGGTACGCTGAAGCCGGGTGTAGCCTCAACCGGCACCCAGCCGTAATCACCGAAATAGAGCTCCGCCCAGGAATGGGCATCCGCATTGGTAATGGTATAGTTATTGTTAAGCAGTCCGCCCTGGCCCTGCTGCAGTGCCACATTATCCGGAATCTCCGCCTGCTGTCCAGGAGCGTAGCCCTTGACCCAGCGGGCGGGAATATCCAGTGACCGCGCCATGGTGACCAGTGCCGTGGAATAATAATCGCAATAGCCTTCCATAATCTCAAACAGGAAGCTCTCAACCATATCCTTGCTTTTGCCGCGCGAGACATCCGGCTGATTCGTATAAGGGAAGGTCTGCTGGAGATATTGCTGCAGCAGCATCGCCTTCTCATAAGGGGTCTGCGCTCCGGCTGTAATCTCTTCCGCCAGCGTACGGACGCGTTCCGGGAAGTTCCCCGGCAGCTGGAGATACGGATCATAAACAAGATCTCCGTACAACTGCTCGTATGTCTTTGTACTCAGCTCCTGAAACGGTACCACGGGCACCTCTGAGGTCACCACATAGGTCTGCGGGTAAGAGCGTACGCTGCCCGCCGCGTTCCACAGCAGCTCGCTGTCAATCCCCCGCCAAGACAGCCCGTTGCTCTCCTCCACACCATCCACAGAATTCACTTTGTCAATGGAGTAGCCGCCGAAGAGCACCGGATAGCTGTTGCCGCCCAGCAGCTTGACCGTCTGCGTCAGTGTGCGGGTCTCTGTCTTAGGGGCCTCGACACGCTCCAGC encodes:
- a CDS encoding transglutaminase domain-containing protein is translated as MKHWLHSVKSSWHHALTLLWLMIIALQWLSYTEPLWLEETTAAVLLTLAAVAVIEIILPLKWIYRMLLEGAAVIYIVYRTILHYGVYVPSPLSPALRDRLADSAAHMHPFIWFALGAWMLLLLSAWWVNGKSRILLFIAMNITAFAALDSFTSSILWQEVAWTVFAGMGWLVTRHLRSFQLHYPRGWTYLLKYPFKIALNIAIIFSLVIIAGVNMPDVRPTLTDPYTAWLHWNGKSASSGTSSGGSGESAGENASVKGTTSGYSQNDDNLGGGFNFDYTPVMTVTSDLRTYMRGEVRYVYSGKGWSDDDTFSRGTFRTVQAGEQLERVEAPKTETRTLTQTVKLLGGNSYPVLFGGYSIDKVNSVDGVEESNGLSWRGIDSELLWNAAGSVRSYPQTYVVTSEVPVVPFQELSTKTYEQLYGDLVYDPYLQLPGNFPERVRTLAEEITAGAQTPYEKAMLLQQYLQQTFPYTNQPDVSRGKSKDMVESFLFEIMEGYCDYYSTALVTMARSLDIPARWVKGYAPGQQAEIPDNVALQQGQGGLLNNNYTITNADAHSWAELYFGDYGWVPVEATPGFSVPVLSQSEEDTQQEPEVQPEEQQEPEQAAVNEADGSGGFHPGFWLVTGAAVILLLWSGFLLWQRRMSLRFLITRLRIGHQLTPVQKVVAETERWVRYVRRKGMLKKEHETLRESVERWSRERPAAAGSFKALLDLFERANYSPEVIADKDWLSVYTEALRLRKNMKSGK
- the rsfS gene encoding ribosome silencing factor, with translation MSVQSSKLLELALNAVQDKKAMNVVALDLRSVSPISDYFIICHGNSDTQVQAIATEVRKVVHEAGGMIKGIEGMDAARWVLMDLGDVIVHVFHRDEREYYNIERLWSDAKVVETV
- the yhbY gene encoding ribosome assembly RNA-binding protein YhbY translates to MLTGKQKRYLRSLAHHLDAVFQVGKGGVNENLIRHIEEAIEKRELMKISVLNNNADDPKEIGAELAQQSGSELVQVIGKTIVLYKESRDNKTIELPR
- a CDS encoding winged helix-turn-helix transcriptional regulator, with the translated sequence MIYIKDLMSGIDIFKALSSEIRIQILELLATNQALNLNEIAKKLNLSNGAITMHIKKLEESGLIEINTSVGKHGIQKVCYLNKDKLMVDLRSKDVDNLYEVEIQVGHYSNYQAVPTCGLATKDSIIGDFDEPRYFADPQRIDSEIIWMAEGFLEYRIPNYLKANQTFREIQFSMEIGSEAPGFSDNYPSDLYFYVNGIEIGSWTSPGDFGDARGTFNPDWWPPHLNQYGMLKLIRINNEGSFIDGCRISDITLDDIKLDYKSELTFRIAVTDKPFNKRGLTIYGKHFGNYSQDLLARVLYNVHEVNDPSCRPAATALE
- the yqeK gene encoding bis(5'-nucleosyl)-tetraphosphatase (symmetrical) YqeK yields the protein MEYSREALIEAVSGQMPDKRWKHTLGVMESSVKLAQRYGADPERAETAAILHDVAKYWPVERMKEIIEQNGLSTELLKYDKQLWHAEVGAYAAEHEYGITDSEILNAIRFHTSGRENMSLLEKIVCLADYIEPGRDFPGVDEIRKLAKNSLEEGLIAGLDSTISLLLEKRRIVFPLTVLARNDLVRILEDAK
- the yqeH gene encoding ribosome biogenesis GTPase YqeH, whose protein sequence is MNQLNETKRPEKCSGCGIKLQSVDKELPGYIPEVAYEREPVICQRCFRIKNYNEASSVSVNQDEFLRLLSGVGEKNALVIHIVDIFDFEGSLISGLQRFVGNNPVILAVNKCDLLPKVTNWNKLRNWMQRRCKEEGLRTAEIVLCSAKRNQGFDRLLEAVTSLRGQRDVYVVGATNVGKSTLINRLISDYSDLEEELTTSRYPGTTLDLVKIPLDDGHYIIDTPGIVYPWRYSELVERKDLGAVMPENPLKPAVYQLNEGQSLFFGGLGRFDFIQGERQSFTCFISGTLKIHRTKLERADSLYQDHRGELLSPPGTADLDKLPQWQRHEFRIARNSETDLFVSGLGWIKVNGTAGAVVAVHVPRGVKVLTRASLI
- a CDS encoding YqeG family HAD IIIA-type phosphatase, with the translated sequence MFEKLVPKLRVNTVFDIALEELYRQGYRGIITDLDNTLVGAKAPLATPELLLWFAKVKELGFKLIIVSNNNMDRVSRFATPLNIEFVHQARKPSNAPFLKAMKLMGLSPDETVVVGDQMLTDVYGGNRLGLYTVLVLPISVKDEGVGTRINRRVEQIALTRLRKQGLWQEEDKS
- a CDS encoding class I SAM-dependent methyltransferase → MSSYGKFAYVYDELMADMPYPDWLAFAETAWGKYGKPRTVAELGCGTGSLTLPLAAAGYHMTGIDLSSDMLAVARQKLEQQPHGLRLSREGSILWIRQNMTEWELPEPVDSVISFCDCLNYVLEEQEVQKVFACTYAGLKPGGTFLFDVHHPNTLIRYEEEQPFVQDEPNVSYIWTCELDVPRREIEHHLSIFAREEGRPDLYRRFEETHIQRAYDPEWMKQELLKAGFSEVRLYADFEWMEADDSAERLFYVAVK
- a CDS encoding nicotinate-nucleotide adenylyltransferase; translation: MKVGIMGGTFDPLHIGHMMAAETARESYGLQEIWFMPSHIPPHKHEAGASGEDRLAMVRDAVKDHPAFDILDYEVVRGGVSYTLETIISLQEEYPQHEFYFIVGADMVQYLPKWQGIEELVQRLTFIGVGRPGTPLDLGLLPGFIAGRVLLADMPQVDISSTMLRARAAEGKSIRYMVPDAVYDYVQRSGLYGVQPRSAD
- the aroE gene encoding shikimate dehydrogenase, with product MAETGKGRQQELLLGVMGDPVAQSKSPLMHGAALQALGIPGAYVPLHIVPDKLGEAVQAIRTLGFRGVNVTIPHKVAVMEYLDKLDASAVEVGAVNTIVNDNGVLTGFNTDGIGYVRSLKTEAAAELAGTRILVLGAGGAARGIVSALLHEQPASIHIANRNEQRARELAEACRNKGTAAVISGIGMDEVQGMIGGMDIVINTTSVGMFPLMNDMPVNPAWLHEGMIVSDLIYNPLHTRLLTESLQRGCIIHGGLGMFVYQGAYALEYWTGRAAPADIMRQTIADCLGAQAGEPDSGQAR
- a CDS encoding S1-like domain-containing RNA-binding protein, giving the protein MSLIAGTTVTLEVMREVSPYGYFLSAGDQDIMLHYTELVGSKPKIGDKVEVFIFFDTEDRPAATMKKPYLTLGEMALLEVADIHPRLGCFLEMGLGRQLLLPLGELPELVELRPQIGDKVYAIMEHDKQGRLRAKLAGEQELAPLALPAPDSWRGKEVTARVYKPLQMGTFVLVDAGVLGFGIIGMVHSSERSRLLRLGEVIEARVSHIREDGRVNLSMGNRKEVGRDVDSAALLDFLATRPGGGMPYSDATPPDIIKQRFGISKSAFKRALGKLMKEGLVTQKENWTYLAAKEEAAPEPDPGNQ